ACTATATTGAAAGCCTGAGATTCAGAAAACAGCCAGAAAGAGAGCTATCTAGAGACAGAAGCTTCCTGAGTTCCTAGAACAGAGAATTAGGGTTGTGCCATATTTTGCAGGGTTAGTTTCTAGTCTGGCTGAGATTGGGTGATAGTATTTACCAGAACCTAGAATTCTAACCACATACATACCTTCCTATAGTAGCCCTCCATAATTTTTCACTCAAATGAAAAAACTTCAATGGGCAATAATTCATGTGAGCATGGCAAGAAGTtgtgtttttctgaattttatatttggagATGAAGGAGAAGTGATCTCTGTTTTTGAACACAATGCTTAATTGTTTGATCACTTCTGTTCCAGGAATTTTTCCCTATATTTACTGTTTGGAAAGAGCCGGATCCAGAGTAATGTTGTGGCAGGGAAATTGTTTTTCCTACAACTCTACGAAGAGCTGATTTGAACTCTTTATTCCTCAAGCTGTAAATCATTGGGTTGAACAATGGAGTTAGGATAGTGTAGAATACTGATATTAGAGCATCCTGGCCTGAGGAGTAGTTGGACTTAGGCCTTAAGCAGATAAAGGAAGCACAGCCATAGTGGATAGTGACAATAATGAGGTGAGAAGCACAGGTGGAGAAAGCTTTGTGCCTGCCCAATGTGGAAGGAAATTGGAGTATGGTAGAGATAATGTGAATATAGGACACAGATATCAACAACAGGGGGATAACCAGAACCAATGTACAGAGCATGAAGATGACAATCTGACTAAAGTGGGTATGGTGAGACGCCAGCTTGAGAACAGGGGAGATGTCACAGAAAAAGTGATGTAGATGGTTGGAGGAGTGGAAGGGCAAGTGAAATACCAAGGATGTGATGATCTGTGCAACAGTGAAGCCACAGGCACAGGCAGCAGCCACTAGTCCCATACACACCCTATGTCCCATGAGCACTGTGTAGCACAGTGGGTtacagatggccacatagcgatCATAACCCATGGCAGCCAGCAGGAAGGAGTGAGAACAtccaaggaagaggaaggaaaacatcTGGGTGGCACAGCCCAGGAAGGAAATGGTCTTCTTCTGGGCCAGTAGGTCGACCAGCATCTTGGGCACAATGATGAAGGTGTAGCAAGTTTCAGAGCAGGAGAGGACAGcaaggaagaagtacatgggggtgtgaaGGGCTCTGTCCAGCACAATGGTGGCAATGATGATGGCATTGGTGCCCAGAGTGAACAGGTAGAGGAGCAGGAAGACAACGAAGAGCAACTGCTGCAGGCTGGCCAGGGAAGAGAAGCCAATGAAGACAAACTCTCTCACCACAGTCTCATTGACCCACTCCATGGAGGGCACATCATCAAGAGAAAATTTGTGAGCAAGGAgttaatttccaaagaaatccCTGAAAATTAGTAGAATCATGGGAAATTGATCATCACAGAGTATGTTCTCAGATTTTGAGTTCTAAACTGatcattcctcctccctcctgtttTTCTAATACATGAGTTTCTACAATCAAGCAGTGCACATCAAATTTTGAGTATCCATGGTAATTCTAACACCATAGCCAAGAAATTCCCAATCTTTCTCAGATTCAGGTATCCCTTCATCTTCACTCCCATGATGAGGCTGTTACTCAGATTCTTAGCCTCTCACTCCTAGATTATCTTGCAACAGTTGTCCATTTGGCTTTCTTGTATCCATATTCTGTCAAAGAAATCTTCCCTGCAGTTGCAACATAAGCTATCTGAATACATCGCATTCATATATAACTCACCTAATCTTCAGTGGCTTTTCATTATCTATTTCCATCATTCTTCTTATACCTAAActcctatttttacttttaatctctCCATAACTCAGACTTACATTTTTATCCAATTCTGTTTGCATTACTTCCTGGCAGAAATCATCAATTCTACCTTCTTATACCCTCATTATGCTTACTCTTGCTTCTGTAGCTTTATTCTGCTCCCAAAGCCTTAAAAAagttctcctctttttctttctattcatttattccgAGATGGAATACACTCATACCTCCTCCCATACCTATTGCAGAGTCTTTCCTCCTGCAGGGAGAACCACAGTCTTTCTTCAGACTCTTGTCCATTTTCTTCACTTCCCCTAACTCCTATTGAGATAACACTATGgctatttttcccatttccactCTTACATCTCCTTAATCCATCTTTGCCCTGATGACAGGCTAATCTTCTAAGatataaattgtattatatttctcTACTCTTCAGCATTTTACTCATGGCttagcataaatttaaaattctttatggttttcaaagtatttagttgggaaaacaaactataaatgtattcatttatagaCACTTGGGAATGTTCCACTATTGTCCAAATATGTTGTATACTTTCTTGCCTTTATTCCTTGTTCATATGAGTTTATTACCTACttttatttacagatattttatgGTTATTCTGAAGTCTCAGTCAAATCTACCTTTTTGGAAGCTTCCTTGCTACCTCCTGTTACAAGGAGTTGTTTCTCCCGAGGAACTCACATTAAGATATTGATTGCCAATTTTATGTGATGTTTACTTAATTTTGAAGaattatattgaattatttttgtatttcttttctccacTAGACTTTATATGCTTGAGGAAAAGATGtaaattgtatgtattttcaCCTGAAGTCTCCTTGGCATCTGGGACCATATTAAGTACCTAACAGCTTCTCAGTAAATAactgttatataaataaaaaactaatttGTCATGTTGCTACCTCATTTATCACACCACAGTCTTCCTAGAACTCACAGAGTAAGAGAATCCTCAGTGTTACCTCATCCTGGGCACAAGAATTCCTCAGTATCAAATATACTAAGGAGAACTAAGTTTTACCCGTTcaaacctaaaacaaaaatctcagtCTATGACAGGAAAATGGTACTGAAGAGAGCTTCTGGTCATTAAAACTCTATGTATCTAGGATTATTCCCAATTCCTAGAACATTTGCTGCTCTTTAGAGCATACCAAAATGTAATtgacaaagaaattataaaaataaccttACATTTATCCCACTTAAAAAGTATATCCTTAAAAATTATTATCTTAATATTACTAACAAAATTAATGGCAATGTATTTTACCTTAGCCGAAAGCCACTGAATCAAGAATATCAGATGACACAAAACAAGTATTAAGTAGTGTGATTAtaaccatgtgtcaggcactaggTATGTAATAACAATACGCGTTTAAATGAGACCCAGTCCAAAGCCTCAAGTTGCTCGTATTTCAAGGGTGAGACATCTTCAGaagaagatattattattaaaaatgtgattgtctggggaatggacacgcttgaagctctgactcagggggatggggtggaatgggcaatatatataacctgaacttttgtacccccataataagctgaaaaaaaaaatgtgatgattgaaattataaatatgcatttgaaaCTATAGGAGCAGTCAGGAGATGTTTCTTGTGTGCTCACACccttagaagagaaaaaatatatttatatattactaaTTTCCGGGTTTAGGTTTATTTACATATGTTATGGAAAGGTTGAACTAAAGCATGCTTCGTGAAATATCATAAGTCTAAGCACTATTTAGTTTCTATAActtttaatacaaatatataagtAGTTGAGGTAAGCACACCTACTTCTTCTTGCTTCTTGAAAAGTGCAAGGATGTTTTCTGCTTCCATATGGTAACTTAAAGCCTTCCTCTTATCCCTCAATCTCATGAATGGGACAAATATCTTCCACTTCCTCTATCTTATTCCTTAGGTTTCTTGCCCAATCTCTAATACAGCCTTTTTATTGTCTGGAAGGTTAGTGTATTTATTACTAATATACCATTATCTTTCTAATTCCATATCTCCCAATTTTTAGTACCACTAATAAATTTCTACACATATGATCTGAAATTCCTAACAAGCATATGTAAAGTCGGGTAATATAGGAATGAAATGGTTTTGAATCTTGACAGATGTAGGCTTTAATCCTAACTCTGGCAAGTTCTAATGATATGATTTTAAATTCTCTAAggtctattttctcatttgtatggCAAGAATAATTCCTGCTCCCAAGGCTATTGTGAGAATCAATTGAGACCACATATATGAAAGAGACTTGTTCCATAAATTaggagtgcttaataaatatgccTCTTTTATACTTGCTGTTGTTCTAAAGGTGTTGGGAGCAGAAATATTTTCATCAGTGATGTAAGGAGCATTTAACTCATGGAAAGTTGTAGAAGATGACTGTTCTGTACTTTCCCAGGAAGGGGAAATTTCAGAGATATTATCTGTCCTTTGAACATTTCCAGGCTTGACTGAAAGTAACTTGCAGTTCTATGGAGTTCTGTCCTGCACTGAGAGGGAAGCAGTGTCACCAACCTTGAAGTACCATGCAAATTCATCAGTACTTGCTTGCTCTGTGGTCAGTCATACATGCAGGTTATCTTCCTggtggaaaacaaaaaaagatttcctacattttctgtttttcaggtaGGGAGGGGGTAGATCAATTTAGAAGATCAAATTATGATAATCTTagtcacataaatatataaactcaGAGGTTTCTCATGGATGCTTTACAATTATGGAggattcatattttataaaatgtattttatctacatttttgGGCATCAACctcagctattaatatttattgagctcctaatGACTGGAGTAGATGATCTAATAATTCTCATATTTTATGATGTCTTGATTTCTATTACCTTCTAAGCACTACAGATATAAATAcgaataaaataattattccttGCTCAGAGAAGAGAGAATCAAACAGCTACCCATATTACAAGGCAGACCATCAGaaacattataaaagaagaacaaaccaaatttCCTGAAAATCTCAGGGAAAAAACTGCATAGTTTTCAGGGAAGGTTTTGAAGAACAAGTATTATTTGTATATCACCTGTAagcattttgataaaaatactgGCTGAGTCTCAATGATATTACTTATGTGGACATTTTGATTGAActaattaatctttatttttaatgttgattgGTCCTTCAGAATAGAAAAGTATGCCACTGTT
Above is a window of Lemur catta isolate mLemCat1 chromosome 3, mLemCat1.pri, whole genome shotgun sequence DNA encoding:
- the LOC123634802 gene encoding olfactory receptor 10K2 — translated: MEWVNETVVREFVFIGFSSLASLQQLLFVVFLLLYLFTLGTNAIIIATIVLDRALHTPMYFFLAVLSCSETCYTFIIVPKMLVDLLAQKKTISFLGCATQMFSFLFLGCSHSFLLAAMGYDRYVAICNPLCYTVLMGHRVCMGLVAAACACGFTVAQIITSLVFHLPFHSSNHLHHFFCDISPVLKLASHHTHFSQIVIFMLCTLVLVIPLLLISVSYIHIISTILQFPSTLGRHKAFSTCASHLIIVTIHYGCASFICLRPKSNYSSGQDALISVFYTILTPLFNPMIYSLRNKEFKSALRRVVGKTISLPQHYSGSGSFQTVNIGKNSWNRSDQTIKHCVQKQRSLLLHLQI